The genomic window TCGTATCAGATTCACGCGTTCAATCTGCTGATACGTAAGGAATTGGAAAAGAAAATAGCTCAGAGCTTATCCTGCATTTCTTTACGGAACTAAAGAGAGGTATCATGCGGATCTGCGGAATCTAGTTGTAGATAGGCATCGGAGGTGCATACCCAACCAGCTTCTCGCCGTTGCTGGGCTGGaacttcttctccttgtACCACAGATGCGCGTCGACCGCGAGCTCTTCCACCTCGGAGAAGGCGAATTCTTTCTTGGGGAGGAAGTCGTAGATGCCCTGCGCGTAGTCGGGGGCAATGTTGTGTACCTGAGCGAGGTACTTTTTCTGTGCGGGGGTTAGAGTTTGCACACGACGATGGGGGAACTATAGGGACTTGCCTGGATTATGGGGTACTTGACAAACTTTAGCATGTTGCCTGTGTTCTTGATCGTGTTCTTGCGCTGCTCCTCGGTCATGACGCGGGTCCAGAGCTCGGTTGCTTGCGCGTAGTCGCTCTTCTTGCCCTCGTGCCAGTAGTGGCTCTTGCGGCTCATGACGTTGTCAGATACCTGGTATGGTGCCTCAGCGACGTCTGGCCTAAACTTATGTGCAAAGCTGTTGGGCGCGTATTGCTTGTTGCCGGCGTGGTTGGCGTCAATACGCATAGTCCCGTCAAAGTTTAGTGTGGCATAGGACTTGGCCATGAAAGGGCAGTTGACAGGCACCTGGTGCAGGTTCACGCCGATGCGGTGGTACTGGGCATCGCGGTAGAAAAACATGCGGAACTGTAGAAGGGGATCGGGCGAGTCCTCGATGCCGGGGACCATGCTGCCGGGGGAGAAGGCGGCTGACTCGACGTCGCGATGGAAGTTCTCCGGGTTTTTGTTCAGCACAAGACGACCAAACTCCTGCATGGGGAACTGCGACCTAGGCCAGACCTTGGTGACATCGAAGGGGTCGAAGCCAAGCTTGTCTGGATCAGCGTCCTCTGGTTCCATGACCTGGATCTTGGCGGTCCACTCAACCTCCTCGCCGTTCTCGATAGTCTCCCACAGATCGCGCTTGGAATAGTCAGGGTCTTCACCACACATCTGTGTAGCCTGCTCCTGTGTGAACTGCTTCTGGCCGTGCTTGGCAATGAAGTGGTACTTGATGTAGACGAACTTGCCCTCAGCATTGACCCACTTGAAGGTGTGGCAACCGTAACCGTGATTGAAGCGCCATCCCTTGGGGGTACCATGATCACTGAAGAACATTAGACCAGCATGGTTGCCCTCAGGAGTGCAGCCAAGCAAGTCGAAGATACCGTCATAGTCGAACAGAAAGTTTTTGGGGTTGCGGTACTGCGATCGGATGACATCGGGGCCCTGAATGGGGTCTCGGCAGAAGAAGATGGGCTAATACTGTCAGGGACGTTTTGTGCATTTGCTGTTGGGATACTTACGAAGTTCAGGCCAACCACTGAGAATGTCAGTAAAAGCGTCGTTCATACAATGAATGGACTTACCATCGTAATTACCCTCTCCGGTATAGAACTTGATGGCAAATCCACGCGGGTTACGGGCCTCATCAGGAAACTCGCGTCCAGGTGTGACAGTGGAAAACCGAATAAAGATCGGCGTCTTCTCGCCGACACTGGACAGGAAGTCGGCTTTCTGAGCTCTGGTCAGTGGGTGGTTATACGGCTTCAAATAACACCACCTACTGTGAGAGAAGTAACGTCCTTTGTGCATTCAAAGTACCCAAAGGCCCCAGATCCACATGGGTGCACCATGCGCTCCAGCTGCTTGGAACGGTTGAAGTGTTGCTGCTTTTGAAAGAGGAAGACGTCGCTGGCAACGGGAATCCCGCCTATTGTCTTGCTGTGTGCTCTGTGGATGTTCAATTCTCAAACTCGATAAGCTGAACAATCTGGGCAGCCTTACGGATCAGGGAAGGGGATGCCCTCATTGTTGGTGAAGTAAGCACCATCATCCTCACGCTTTCCGCCCTGAACGGCTCCAGAAACCTTAGCAATGATGTCCGCAGGGCCTTCGTTGGCGCTGGCCATGTGGCTCATGCGAGGGGCACGACCTTCACCCTGGACGGCACCTTGGATAGCCATAGCTGTGGCCTGCAGAGGGTGCTGCAAGGGATCATTTTGGTTGGTGTTGGCGCTGGTGCTTGAAGGTGCCATGGCTGCTGTGAGCTTCTGAGGCAGGTTGGATGAGATTTCCATTGGGGACGGCAAGAGAGCTTAAGGAGGGTGCGGGGAGCATACCAAGAGGCACATTGCGTACATGACGGGCTCTTGTTTCTGCGTAGCTTGTCAAAGTGACATATTATTGACGCATGGAGTTGAGGGGTTAGACGACAAGCACAGGGCATTCACGTGGCACATGTCTGACAGCAATGCGCTAGTATCTTGATCACTGTCCGTGGATTGGTGTTATTCGGGGGACTTTTTACTCTAAGTCCCCTTCAGGATGAAGCCCAGCGAGGGACAGATGTCAGCTACCTATTCAAGCTCCGTGTGTGGGGCCCGCAACGTGTGAACGAGGCAGTGTTGTCGTAGATCCGGTATTGGAGGCCGGGGGACGCTGTTTGTTGTGGATTGCATGCTGTGGTGATGCAGGTGTGACGTCGTCCAATGAGCTGCGTTCCGATTAGCTGGCCGGGCCGCGCCGAGGAGCTCTGCACTTTCGTCGAACATGACCGTTGTGCAGCATGATTTCAGCCAATCAGACTAGGAACGAAGTCAGCAAGCTGCACTCTTCATAGAATTCTATGGTGTTTGTTGGTGCGAGAGGACATCTTGATGTAACCGTGTCACACATTGCGAATGCGTGACGTACGAGTGACAGTCCCTGCTACATAACAGCGAGCTTGTAGAAGGAAGGTATACTCTCTCATACATGCCAAATACAAGCCATCATCCGTCAAGTCTGCTATACTTCTGATCAACCGTTTGAAATGTCTTCAGTTCGTGCCTTTGCATCACCTGTCGCCAGGGCCGCCTTCAGACCTCAGATTGCTGGCAAAGCAGGTAACATGAGGGCTTTCGCAACCTCCCGGATCATTCGTGCAGCAGCGTTGACCGAAGCGATCACGTCCGATCACCGAGAGCTCGAGAAGTTATACAATGTCATCGTCAACTCCAAGGATGTCGAACAGCAGACGCGCTATGGCAACCAGTTCATCTGGGAGCTTGCTCGGCACTCGGTCGCTGAGGAACTAATCGTCTACCCGGCTATGGAGGGTATGGGCGAGGAGGGTAAGGCCCATGCCGAGAGGGATCGCAAGCACCACCACACCGTAAGCAAGGAAGAGCTCTGTACTCTCGATACGTGCTGACTCTGCTTAGCTCAAGGAGCTCCTCAAGACCTTCCAGAACATGAGTGCCCAGGACTCCGAATACGTCCCTCAACTGAAGAAGCTGTACAAGCACCTCGAGAACCACAtcaaggaggaggagaaaGACGACCTACCCGCCCTCGAGCAGGCCCTGACCTCAGAGAAGAACCGTGGCAGCTCTGAGAGCTTGGCAAAGAGCTTCTCCAGGACCAAGATGTTCGTCCCATCCAGGTCGCATCCAGCTGCTGGCGAGAATCCGTACATAGAGGGCCCTGCCGGACTGCCAGTCGCCATCTTCGACCACATTGCCGACCTCTTTCGCAAGTTTCCCGATGGCACCATCAGTCCCAACCCATCACAGAAGTAAGCGGCGCGTTCTTGGTCGTTAGATCGATGCGTTGAAGGAACGCTCGGCGTTGTGGAGAGACGTTACGATATCGATGTTGAAGAAGGAGTGATGGCGTTCTAAAATATAGGTACGGGACCTGTAGGAATTGTACTGTACAACATGTCAagtctttataataataacctcgAACCACAATTCCAGCCATGAGGAAGTGCGCTACATGTCTCTGCTGCCGTGATGCGCTGCAGCAAAGTGGGGAGCTTGCCAGCACAACGCGCCACGCTAAGATAGATTAGTCAGCGTTTGTAGGGATTTAAGACTCAAAGGCCAATATCGTATGGATCCACCTCCACCATAGACACATTATGCTATTCCTGCTCTGAACTCAACTCCACCAATAAAATTTCTGCTTTGTTCCCGAGAACCGCCTTTTGACCTGCTCTAAACCCGAAAGACCTTGGTTAACACGAGTATTTCCAAGAGATCTACAGCACCACGCACAACAAGCTTGCACGCGTAAAGGTTAGAGGTTGGTAGGTAAGCTGGTTGCAAGGCTAAAATAGGACGCTTACAGAACGACAGGCGTTTGGACATGGTTGTGATCGGTCCAGGGTCAGACCAATATAGCAGTAGGAAGGTTTGACTGTCACAGGTTGGAAGGAAAGTTGGTAGGGGGGATACCTGTAAGTGAATCAACACGGGCGAGTACTAGAGAAACTGTTTCCAAAACAGAATGCTCTTGTATTATCATAACGGGATGTTCAACGATCAGAATGTGATGGAGATATTATTATGGTCCATGTCTCTCACACAATACCCTAGGTGATCACCACAGCCCTTGGAATTGTCACTTCACCAGACTGACTCAAAACACCCTCTTCGGCAATGTTATCACCCAAGTCCATCCGGCTGAGCACATCCTCAATCCCCAAGAACTTGCCAACACGTATCGAATCTTGTCGCAGCCGCTGCCCGTTACCAAAGACAATGTCGTCATCCGAACGAAGCTTCCATACTTCAGTAGGAGTAGCAAGTAGTGTCACTACCTCCGTCGTGCACTCTCTATGCTGTCTCGAGGACATGAGGTGCCATGTTTGTGGACCAGGTGCCTCCCGGTTTGGCGAAGAAAGACAGAAGTGTAACTAGAGAAAGACATAGGTTTCAGTTTTTGAGACCTGACAGATGTCTGAAGGCCACTTACCTCGCGGGCTATTGGAGATGGTGGCAGGCGTCCTCCTCTGATGCGGTCAATCAAGCCCATGCCCAAGCCGTATTGATTGAGCGCCAGGTCAAGACCAAGATAGATCGCACACGATACTAAAGTGACAACACAGACAAAGCCCCATAAGTCGTGCACGCTGTGAAATACGCCCTGGTAGTGGCGGTGCGCCGGTTGAAGTAGGTCCTCACACTCCGTGTCCGTGGTGCTGTCCGCGTCCCAAGAGTTGCGTTGTGCTTCTTCGTCGAAAACTCTGTGCTTCATGTCGCTCAGAAAAGACGACTCTGTACAGATTGTCTGTGCGCTTCTATCGCAATTATCGACTCCATGGTGCAGACGGAAGTACGAGAGGAGCCCAGCGTGTGGAAGAGTAGCGTCGATGTCGCAGTTGGGGGAAGACATGGTCACAGTCCTGTCCTTGTACTATGTTCGATGTATTGATGTGGTATGTTGTGTGTTGCTAACAAGGATGCTCAATGTTAGGTGAGACTATGTTGTGACGCGAGAAGGTTGTGGAAAAGTCTGTGTTGCGCCAACGACCGGAAAGACATGGCGTTGTTTTGAAGTAGCGCATTGGAGGACTCATCGCACGCGGTGGGCAGGAACTGTCAGTGAAGCTTCGGATGCGGAAGGTGAAGGTTGGTGTTGTCGGTTGCGGTATTCTTGAGGCAGCTGCGTGGTTGGTGTTTCATAGCCCGGAATGCGCGAGGCTGCTGTTGCGTAACGTGAAGATGACAACCCAGCTTACTAACATTCAAGCACGCAGCATCATAGTGTGTTGCAAACAGAGATTCGAAACTGCTGTTAGGAGATACAGTGCCTCTCGTCTAGCATCAGCAGACTGGTATTGCACTGTGATCCTTTAGTGGACTCTTGCGGCCCTGAACGCACAATACAAAACCAAAGCCAAGATAAAATGGGGGGTTGTCAAGGTTGAAGAGAGCGGTGTCGGCCACTGTGCGTTCTCAAATGAAATGAAAGAGTCTGGTCACTGGAGGTTGGACAAAGGTATGCTGGGTAAGACGCGCTTTGCCAATTCGACCCTCAAGATGGTTTAGAGTGGATATCTGTTCATCCTTGAGTACTGCAGCCTCTAGAACATGGTGACTTGGCAATCGACAATTAATTAGACAAGGGTAAAAATAATATTCAAGCTGATGAGTTTGCAGACAGGAAGTTACATGTACAGAAACCGAAAACTTAACGTCTCAACTTGAGCCAGGCATGGGAGTCCCACTACCGCTCCTTTTCTTTACTTTGaacttcttctttctctcttCCGCACTCCCGCGGTCACCGTCTTTTCTTGAAGCAAAACTACCCACACTCCCCACACTCAGCCTATTCGATGCTTTTGACCCGCCGCTCTCACCGTGCCCCTCGCCGTCAACAACGCCGTTGACTGCTTTTGCGCTGCCCAAGCTGATGCCCCGTTCTCCAAACCGGCTCACTCGTCCGTTACTGGCCTGGCTGTCGAAACTTCTTCTTCGGTTTCCTTGCGGTCTGCTGGGTGTTATAGGATGACTGGCCTCTTGCTCCGTCCCTGCGACTTCATCACTCGACCACCAGCCTTCTGGCCGGGAGGTAGATGTTTGGCCTGTAAGTTGGGAGTGCTGTGAGTTTTCGTTAGAATTCGCAGGCGAGCCTACAGTGTGGACCGCTACGACCTTAGATGCAGAAGTGGATGGAGACTGCGGCTTGTTGGGCTGAGAGGGGGTGCGTTGCTGTAATGGAGAGCTCTGGGTGAATGGAAAGGCGGTATGAGAATGTGGGGAAGAGCGTGGTGAGCTCCGTGGATGGGGGATGCGTGTTATCTGCGCTAGCCGGGAGCGTGGCGAGGGTTCTGTCTCTTCGTTGTCGCTGAGGATTGTGCGGCGTGTGATTTTCGAAATCTTTTTCGCTGATTGAGGTGGTGTACCAATTGGACTGTCGTCGCTTGCATTGTAGTTCTCCGGCTCAGGTAGAGCACGGGATTCGGGAAGAGGCCTGCTGAAGTGAACCGGGGAGCGGAGATGCTTGTCTTTGTAAAGGTCGAGGTTCGTGGATGAGCTTGCGTGTTTGTCAAGGGCTTCGAAGACATGTGGGAAGACGAGTTTGTCGACTGATTGCGCCCAGAGAAAATCGAGATGCTCGTAGTGCGGGATCTCCTTTGCGATGGTGTGTCGTGGGAGCTCCTTCAGCATGACGTTGATGTCGACCAGACTGTCAGAGCCACCCCAGACAAGGACGATAGGCGTCTTGATGTTGCGCGTAGGGAACTTAGCAACCTTGTAATACTTCGACCGATTTGGGTTGATTGGGCTCGGCGCCTCATCGTCGTACATCTGAAAGACGCCGTTACGGATGATCTGGAACCAATGCACCACGCTCTTGGTGGATGTGTACGAGTAGAGATGCGGGTACGAGGCGAGCTTCTGGTCCGGGGAGATGTTGATCGCAGTCCAGCCAAACAGAAATCTGAGTGAAGCATCGATAAGGCGAACGAAGATTGGCGGGTACAAGATCGACTGCCACATGGTCGCCGAGGCCAATATAGCCTTGCGTCCAAACGCTAGGTAAAGGATATCAGGGGACGCCTTGACAAACGAGTCCACGGTTCCAGAAGCCACACCCTTGGGACTCATAGCTGGCGCCAGCGCAATGAAGACATCCACCTTCTCGTTCAGCGTGGGGTGAATGCTCAGCGTAGCAAATGCCTGTGCAGTTCCCTGGCTAAACCCAATGTAGCTCAGACTCGGCTGATGCGTGGTCTCCAGGATATAGCTTATCGAATCCGGAATGTCGTGGAACGCAAACTGATCCATGCTGAAGTTCCAGAATTTGGCATCCGTCGGCGCCACATGTATATTCTTCTTGCTGTACTTGTTTCCACGATTGTTGCCAAGCCAGACGTCGTACCCTCGCTCAACAAGCTCAAAAGGCAGACAGCGCTCGCGCTCCGTCAGACAGACCCAGACCTCGCTGTTCATCATCAGACCGTGGTGCAGATACACAACTTTCTTCTTAAGCCCATCCTTGCCCGGTCCGGCATTCACGCGCTCGCCTTCCTCGCCGCGCCTCCAGCCTAGGCGGTGCAGGCCGAGCAGGTACCCGTCGCCGGTCTGCACAATGTGCTCTTCGCAGTAGTAGCCGTAGATCTCGCACAACTCGGTGAAGTCACCGGCATTGGCAACAGCGCTCCACACATCCTTCTTCCTGTCACGCGAACGGCGCGATGAGGGGGAGGAGAGCTGGTTGAAGAGGCGGCGCGTGATGCGGTAGCAGGCGTTGATGATGGGCGTGGGCAGGGCGAGGGTAATGACGGCGATGACGGATTCAAGGGCGATGAGCAGGATGGACAGGACCAGGGCGAAGTACTCGCGAAGGTGTAGGCGTCCGAGGAAGGGGATTCGGAGGGCCATGTCGTCTGCGTGCGTGCCGTTCGTTGACCTCGATGAATGGCAGCAGCTATATGCGTTGTGTATTGGCACACGCAAGTCTCTTAGCGATTGACCACCAGCGCTTCCTTTTTCCGTCAACACAGGAGCCGCAATCGACAAATGCAAACGAGACGATCCTCCTGACGCGCGCAATCCCGTTCCCGTCACCACTGAAGCTATGGAGAAATGACGTCTCCAGCTTTGTTTGACATGTGACATCGCTCTCCCGCGGCCATCGTCGACCACGAACAGCCACGATCGGCGTCTTGGCACTTCCAAATGCCGACATCTGGAAATAGTATCACGACATGCACCACCCTATGCGCCGCAACCCACACAACACGCAACCATGCCTCAATCATGTAAAGACATCCGTAAGTGCACAGTGCCAAACTCGGTATATATTAATATCGCGCGAGGACTAATCCCTACATACAGGCGCCGCCCTAGCATTCTGCCTACAAAATAGCGACTGCATCCTCGTCGAGCGCAACTCCCCCGGCGACTGTCTACGGCCCCCGCTCAAATACACATTGCCCACGCAATGCCAGCAGCTGCAGAAGGGCTACGCCGAGTGCAAAAAGGGCATGATCGACATGCGCAAGCGGTTTCGAGGAAACAGACCCATTTCGGTGCAGGGTCAGCTCGAGACGGGCGCGTTTGGCCAGGGCAGAGCTGAGGTGGACGAAAAGGCAGGCACTATCGAGGAGAAGGGATATATGCTGTATGCTGGGCGGCCGTACCAGGCCGTGAACGAGACAAAGGGGGATCAGGATCCAGAGAATAAGGGATTGGATCGGTGACGAAGAGGGGGGGTTTTGTGTGAGGCAGCATCATCAAATGCATTGGATGGCGTTATGGAATGGGTCATTGCTAGAGGTATCTCCTCTCTGTATCAGTACTGCACTGTAAGATATGATTCGAGCAACGTACTCTGCATCTCTACAGATGAGCTACGATCCAGAGAAAGCTAGTCGTCTGACAAGCACCGGCGAGTGAAGACACCCATTTCACAGTCTTATCCATATCTTCTTGCACCATGCCACTAGCACGATACGTTTAAATGGACTCCTTTACAACAACTAATCATTGCTCAAGTGGACAGAGATAGCGACACGTTTCCACACGCCCACTGCTTCACCAGCCTAGCATCTCGCCTGGCCCTTGTTCATACTTCACGAGTCTTTGAGTCATAGGCACTGGCTGGTCCGATTGCTTTGGGGTCCGAGGTCGGAAAAGACACCGATGTTCTGGAATATCCAACCGTGTCGCAAGAATCGAGCGGTTTCCATGTCGTTATGGGACATGTATTAGAAGTGCTCATCTAAAGCGTTGCGACTGAAGATGATAAACTTCGACAGATAGCATTGCGCAAGGCTACATTGTTCTGGCTGTCCGAAATCGCACTCCCTGATCTCGAACATGGCCATTGCTTCGCCGATCATCACGAGAAAATTGAGGAGCTTCATGTTGAGTGGTCCGAGGTGGAATATCTGAGGTACAGTGGTAGGCTATTATTATGGGTTGTTGTAAACATGCGTCATGTGTACTGTTCGTTATATGGCCTTAGCATGTTCTGTTTAGTAGACGTTGTGCTGCCGGCTGTAAAGTTTGGTAGTACTGTGGGTGGTCATAGAGGATGTCGGTGACGGGTGAGGGAGGAAAGACGTTGGAGTGGAATACCAACAGAAGAGAGGCTAGCACTCTTCGTTGCTGCCTTTGTACCTCACAGCGAAGTTacttctgctagtaggttcTTTCCCAGAATGCGCCCAGACCTGGCATCCATCTGGGTAGTTGTGTTCAGCTGCACCCAGGGTCTGGCAACTACTGCTATCGAGTACACAAGAAGTTTAAGAAACTCAGCATATGCCAGACGGAAGGAGAGTAGCTTCCCTGTAGACTTCAGTATTGGTTTTTTCCTGTGATCATCACAGAACGAAGACATACGGTCGGTCGAAGCATTCATCCCACCCTGGTTCGGCCTTTTGCCAGTACCGCCGCAGCACCGCCCGAGCCTTCAAAGGGCTGCTCGTTCCTAGCAGTCGACTGTGGTGCTCCAGTTGCTGTTCGATCCAGCGTCGCGTGCTCTGGCTGTCGTGATAGCCCGCTTCCACACCAAGTACACATAGCGGAAACAACGAGAACTTCCTCAACTCCCTCGTCTGTGCGGCCGATCTTAGGCTCTCGAATAGGCGTTCACCATGTATGGTGCGCATTGTGTTCATCTCCAGGTTAATAGGCAACGCAGCGACTGCCTGTAGCGACATAGTGCAGTACAATGCGATAGCGGACTGGTATATGGTGCCAATGAGCAGCCACTGATCGTAATATTCACCCGGCTGTGCCCAATTCTCTGGTGCGAAGGCTTCGATGCGTGCGAGTAGGTCGAGAGCTTGCAACACACACTGGCTTTCGTCTTCGAATGGCGATGCAGTGATCTCTTGGCGCAAGCGGTTGATGCGAATGATCTCAACAAACAAAGACGGCGGACACAATACGTACGGAAAGACAAGGGTATACACCTTCTCAACTTCCTGGACGTGGTCCTCAAGAGATTTGGTGATATTGATGTGTTCTGAAGCCGGACCGAGACTGTTCGAAAAGGTTACAATGCTGTAGGCCGTCAGTGTGAATCTATGCGTGGAGAACAAGAGACTTACATGACAAATATGACTAGTGCGGACGTCAGGTAGGATGCTTCACGTATCAAAGTTGCAAATCCTCCGCGCATGTCTATCAGCTGCTTTATCCCAATTGCATGAGATCGCCAGTCCCCTGAACTAGAGTTCTGGACCTGCAACTATAGTCAGCTTCACAGTCTTTAAACATCGAGCATCTACCTGCCTCCATAGCCATGAACATTAGTATACTGCTGATCGTCAAATCACTGCAGCGAGTCTTCTCCTTCGCGACGTATTCGCTGAGGGAGCGAATGGCGTGACCACG from Ascochyta rabiei chromosome 2, complete sequence includes these protein-coding regions:
- a CDS encoding Catalase, which encodes MEISSNLPQKLTAAMAPSSTSANTNQNDPLQHPLQATAMAIQGAVQGEGRAPRMSHMASANEGPADIIAKVSGAVQGGKREDDGAYFTNNEGIPFPDPAHSKTIGGIPVASDVFLFQKQQHFNRSKQLERMVHPCGSGAFGYFECTKDVTSLTKADFLSSVGEKTPIFIRFSTVTPGREFPDEARNPRGFAIKFYTGEGNYDVVGLNFPIFFCRDPIQGPDVIRSQYRNPKNFLFDYDGIFDLLGCTPEGNHAGLMFFSDHGTPKGWRFNHGYGCHTFKWVNAEGKFVYIKYHFIAKHGQKQFTQEQATQMCGEDPDYSKRDLWETIENGEEVEWTAKIQVMEPEDADPDKLGFDPFDVTKVWPRSQFPMQEFGRLVLNKNPENFHRDVESAAFSPGSMVPGIEDSPDPLLQFRMFFYRDAQYHRIGVNLHQVPVNCPFMAKSYATLNFDGTMRIDANHAGNKQYAPNSFAHKFRPDVAEAPYQVSDNVMSRKSHYWHEGKKSDYAQATELWTRVMTEEQRKNTIKNTGNMLKFKKYLAQVHNIAPDYAQGIYDFLPKKEFAFSEVEELAVDAHLWYKEKKFQPSNGEKLVGYAPPMPIYN
- a CDS encoding Sterol esterase — encoded protein: MALRIPFLGRLHLREYFALVLSILLIALESVIAVITLALPTPIINACYRITRRLFNQLSSPSSRRSRDRKKDVWSAVANAGDFTELCEIYGYYCEEHIVQTGDGYLLGLHRLGWRRGEEGERVNAGPGKDGLKKKVVYLHHGLMMNSEVWVCLTERERCLPFELVERGYDVWLGNNRGNKYSKKNIHVAPTDAKFWNFSMDQFAFHDIPDSISYILETTHQPSLSYIGFSQGTAQAFATLSIHPTLNEKVDVFIALAPAMSPKGVASGTVDSFVKASPDILYLAFGRKAILASATMWQSILYPPIFVRLIDASLRFLFGWTAINISPDQKLASYPHLYSYTSTKSVVHWFQIIRNGVFQMYDDEAPSPINPNRSKYYKVAKFPTRNIKTPIVLVWGGSDSLVDINVMLKELPRHTIAKEIPHYEHLDFLWAQSVDKLVFPHVFEALDKHASSSTNLDLYKDKHLRSPVHFSRPLPESRALPEPENYNASDDSPIGTPPQSAKKISKITRRTILSDNEETEPSPRSRLAQITRIPHPRSSPRSSPHSHTAFPFTQSSPLQQRTPSQPNKPQSPSTSASKVVAVHTVGSPANSNENSQHSQLTGQTSTSRPEGWWSSDEVAGTEQEASHPITPSRPQGNRRRSFDSQASNGRVSRFGERGISLGSAKAVNGVVDGEGHGESGGSKASNRLSVGSVGSFASRKDGDRGSAEERKKKFKVKKRSGSGTPMPGSS